A window of Acropora muricata isolate sample 2 chromosome 3, ASM3666990v1, whole genome shotgun sequence contains these coding sequences:
- the LOC136911702 gene encoding uncharacterized protein: MMIKTHSCLGMLTTIALFLFTQKGEGLKNVNCGQPHESVVAVDPGTHRYYPFFVKLHRCLGSAFLSSPLIQRCVPKTYVELNVQVYQIGYLGKFNITVRNHTKCEPACVRTPDECDLTREDWDKEQCACNCKYQNGPPKELACKENERWNKNTCKCECAKAPDICPVRMTWSNEICGCRCLDSVVNECTEAKMGIDVDCNCVTVLPRTGAFKCAKSPIHLFLTLLLGQAVIILILICALVHWVLKRSRQKSDHSSVDKLNSKKSDEEIYHHYSQKDVESGSTDSLEGNKFTSNDGVRRTDPSSPPSPV, from the exons ATGATGATTAAAACTCACAGTTGTCTCGGAATGTTGACCACGATTGCTCTCTTTCTGTTTACTCAGAAAGGCGAAG gtTTAAAAAATGTCAACTGCGGCCAACCACATGAAAGCGTAGTCGCTGTGGATCCCGGAACTCACAGATATTACCCATTCTTTGTCAAACTTCACCGCTGTCTGGGAAGTGCATTTTTATCCAGTCCTCTCATCCAGCGCTGCGTACCAAAGACTTACGTAGAATTGAATGTTCAAGTATATCAAATCGGTTACCTTGGTAAGTTCAATATCACTGTCAGAAATCATACAAAGTGTGAGCCCGCCTGCGTCAGAACCCCGGATGAATGCGATCTTACTCGGGAGGACTGGGATAAAGAACAATGCGCCTGTAATTGCAAGTACCAGAATGGACCTCCGAAAGAATTGGCTTGCAAAGAGAATGAAAG GTGGAACAAGAATACCTGCAAATGTGAATGTGCAAAAGCTCCCGATATATGTCCTGTGAGAATG ACCTGGAGCAATGAAATCTGTGGCTGTAGATGCTTGGACAGTGTCGTTAATGAGTGCACAGAAGCTAAAATGGGAATCGACGTCGACTGCAATTGTGTGACAGTTCTTCCAAGAACCGGAGCATTTAAAT gCGCCAAATCACCAATTCACCTGTTCCTGACGTTGTTGCTTGGTCAAGCTGTGATTATCCTTATTCTTATCTGCGCGCTGGTACACTGGGTACTAAAACGGTCCCGGCAGAAGTCGGACCACTCCTCTGTCgacaaattgaactcgaaaaagagtgatgaggagATTTATCACCACT ATTCGCAGAAAGACGTAGAATCAGGGTCTACAGATTCTTTGGAAGGCAACAAATTTACTTCTAACGATGGTGTCAGGCGAACGGATCCTTCGTCGCCACCGAGCCCTGTGTAA
- the LOC136911700 gene encoding vascular endothelial growth factor D-like isoform X1, with translation MASTLYFVVALQIIFAKVGFVDGILSQDIGCKPRKVLIPIDAPRYQFFPRFAEVFRCGGACSTLSPNIQQCRAASWNNLTGQIFDLSRVTDPLKEAVFENHTSCQCECVVKAEDCSDNEVYKAEQCNCECKYENDPPPCPVRFTWSPFQCKCVCGGPVLFCPSRQEWNHDACDCVCTQSAVENCKYENKYLNASTCLCEEQGPQVLVTVPGPPNKDFRGALRETAQYNHAFILLLQLTAAKSMDWGPILIAMVVEFIILVVLFDLYLLWRYNKGCIHWIVVKCSRDPKAARGPESVSLANGNSERADETRNSQQYATNLKTFSKSQESVV, from the exons ATGGCTTCTACGTTATACTTTGTCGTGGCATTACAGATAATCTTTGCAAAAGTTGGTTTTGTTGATG gaatccTCAGTCAGGATATTGGCTGCAAACCTAGAAAAGTTTTGATTCCGATAGACGCCCCGCGCTATCAGTTTTTCCCTCGTTTTGCTGAAGTCTTCCGATGTGGCGGTGCGTGTTCCACGCTCTCTCCGAACATTCAGCAATGCCGGGCTGCCAGTTGGAACAACCTCACGGGACAAATTTTTGATTTAAGTCGAGTCACTGACCCTTTGAAAGAAGCTGTCTTCGAAAATCACACAAGTTGCCAATGTGAATGCGTGGTTAAAGCTGAAGATTGCTCAGACAATGAAGTTTACAAAGCAGAACAGTGTAATTGTGAATGCAAGTATGAAAATGACCCACCGCCGTGTCCCGTGAGATTTAC GTGGAGTCCTTTTCAATGCAAGTGTGTTTGTGGCGGCCCTGTATTATTTTGTCCCAGTAGACAG GAATGGAATCACGATGCTTGCGACTGCGTTTGCACTCAGTCTGCGGTAGAAAACtgtaaatacgaaaacaaataTCTCAACGCTTCAACATGTCTATGCGAAGAACAAGGGCCACAAGTACTGGTCACTGTTCCCGGGCCACCAAATAAAGACTTCAGAGGCGCCT TGAGAGAAACTGCTCAGTATAACCACGCCTTTATCCTTTTGCTTCAACTGACTGCAGCGAAATCGATGGACTGGGGGCCAATTTTAATAGCCATGGTTGTGGAGTTCATTATCCTGGTTGTTTTGTTCGATTTGTACCTTCTCTGGAGATACAACAAAGGATGTATTCATTGGATAGTCGTCAAGTGCTCTCGTGATCCTAAAG CTGCTAGAGGACCTGAAAGTGTCAGCTTAGCAAATGGGAACAGTGAACGTGCTGATGAAACCCGCAATTCTCAACAATACGCTACCAATTTGAAGACCTTTTCAAAATCGCAGGAAAGTGTGGTGTGA
- the LOC136911700 gene encoding vascular endothelial growth factor D-like isoform X2: MASTLYFVVALQIIFAKVGFVDGILSQDIGCKPRKVLIPIDAPRYQFFPRFAEVFRCGGACSTLSPNIQQCRAASWNNLTGQIFDLSRVTDPLKEAVFENHTSCQCECVVKAEDCSDNEVYKAEQCNCECKYENDPPPCPVRFTWSPFQCKCVCGGPVLFCPSRQEWNHDACDCVCTQSAVENCKYENKYLNASTCLCEEQGPQVLVTVPGPPNKDFRGASKSMDWGPILIAMVVEFIILVVLFDLYLLWRYNKGCIHWIVVKCSRDPKAARGPESVSLANGNSERADETRNSQQYATNLKTFSKSQESVV, encoded by the exons ATGGCTTCTACGTTATACTTTGTCGTGGCATTACAGATAATCTTTGCAAAAGTTGGTTTTGTTGATG gaatccTCAGTCAGGATATTGGCTGCAAACCTAGAAAAGTTTTGATTCCGATAGACGCCCCGCGCTATCAGTTTTTCCCTCGTTTTGCTGAAGTCTTCCGATGTGGCGGTGCGTGTTCCACGCTCTCTCCGAACATTCAGCAATGCCGGGCTGCCAGTTGGAACAACCTCACGGGACAAATTTTTGATTTAAGTCGAGTCACTGACCCTTTGAAAGAAGCTGTCTTCGAAAATCACACAAGTTGCCAATGTGAATGCGTGGTTAAAGCTGAAGATTGCTCAGACAATGAAGTTTACAAAGCAGAACAGTGTAATTGTGAATGCAAGTATGAAAATGACCCACCGCCGTGTCCCGTGAGATTTAC GTGGAGTCCTTTTCAATGCAAGTGTGTTTGTGGCGGCCCTGTATTATTTTGTCCCAGTAGACAG GAATGGAATCACGATGCTTGCGACTGCGTTTGCACTCAGTCTGCGGTAGAAAACtgtaaatacgaaaacaaataTCTCAACGCTTCAACATGTCTATGCGAAGAACAAGGGCCACAAGTACTGGTCACTGTTCCCGGGCCACCAAATAAAGACTTCAGAGGCGCCT CGAAATCGATGGACTGGGGGCCAATTTTAATAGCCATGGTTGTGGAGTTCATTATCCTGGTTGTTTTGTTCGATTTGTACCTTCTCTGGAGATACAACAAAGGATGTATTCATTGGATAGTCGTCAAGTGCTCTCGTGATCCTAAAG CTGCTAGAGGACCTGAAAGTGTCAGCTTAGCAAATGGGAACAGTGAACGTGCTGATGAAACCCGCAATTCTCAACAATACGCTACCAATTTGAAGACCTTTTCAAAATCGCAGGAAAGTGTGGTGTGA
- the LOC136911700 gene encoding vascular endothelial growth factor D-like isoform X3, protein MASTLYFVVALQIIFAKVGFVDGILSQDIGCKPRKVLIPIDAPRYQFFPRFAEVFRCGGACSTLSPNIQQCRAASWNNLTGQIFDLSRVTDPLKEAVFENHTSCQCECVVKAEDCSDNEVYKAEQCNCECKYENDPPPCPVRFTWSPFQCKCVCGGPVLFCPSRQEWNHDACDCVCTQSAVENCKYENKYLNASTCLCEEQGPQVLVTVPGPPNKDFRGALRETAQYNHAFILLLQLTAAKSMDWGPILIAMVVEFIILVVLFDLYLLWRYNKGCIHWIVVKCSRDPKAAPYLTKTV, encoded by the exons ATGGCTTCTACGTTATACTTTGTCGTGGCATTACAGATAATCTTTGCAAAAGTTGGTTTTGTTGATG gaatccTCAGTCAGGATATTGGCTGCAAACCTAGAAAAGTTTTGATTCCGATAGACGCCCCGCGCTATCAGTTTTTCCCTCGTTTTGCTGAAGTCTTCCGATGTGGCGGTGCGTGTTCCACGCTCTCTCCGAACATTCAGCAATGCCGGGCTGCCAGTTGGAACAACCTCACGGGACAAATTTTTGATTTAAGTCGAGTCACTGACCCTTTGAAAGAAGCTGTCTTCGAAAATCACACAAGTTGCCAATGTGAATGCGTGGTTAAAGCTGAAGATTGCTCAGACAATGAAGTTTACAAAGCAGAACAGTGTAATTGTGAATGCAAGTATGAAAATGACCCACCGCCGTGTCCCGTGAGATTTAC GTGGAGTCCTTTTCAATGCAAGTGTGTTTGTGGCGGCCCTGTATTATTTTGTCCCAGTAGACAG GAATGGAATCACGATGCTTGCGACTGCGTTTGCACTCAGTCTGCGGTAGAAAACtgtaaatacgaaaacaaataTCTCAACGCTTCAACATGTCTATGCGAAGAACAAGGGCCACAAGTACTGGTCACTGTTCCCGGGCCACCAAATAAAGACTTCAGAGGCGCCT TGAGAGAAACTGCTCAGTATAACCACGCCTTTATCCTTTTGCTTCAACTGACTGCAGCGAAATCGATGGACTGGGGGCCAATTTTAATAGCCATGGTTGTGGAGTTCATTATCCTGGTTGTTTTGTTCGATTTGTACCTTCTCTGGAGATACAACAAAGGATGTATTCATTGGATAGTCGTCAAGTGCTCTCGTGATCCTAAAG CTGCACCGTACCTCACCAAAACTGTATAA
- the LOC136911697 gene encoding XK-related protein 8-like: MEQEFYFKWYHTFLFFFQTVLSIVDIVTDILTSLDYKRQGHETWFAVSLGVTVVSIIVLCVWSSIASTLRTLTKQDDEDVEIVNPDFMFRHPAVNVLLSCLCFGPPLHSLQLFFVCALRFKDLWKSERGIRIEKAGRLYYLYTHNLNLKMVEGLLESAPQLLIQLYVILHAQSDETSTIQKISAPVSFIMLTWMITSTERCRELTNNHIKLHHHVLLFIGNAGIIVARSVAIVAFTLVYPWWLAVMLPVHFFLTIACGYMLWGSKRKQDILIFIFAYSPLYLFVYNRYYLSKLRGNNRFSILLQNSVSIAWHVLFFAENITMVMLYYTADDQRGKLSKVVALSIVVVGNVGGLLFKCVIRHCCFKVETQLNDPRQRAVTIQIRTLPRQV; this comes from the coding sequence ATGGAGCAAGAGTTTTATTTTAAGTGGTACCACACATtcctatttttctttcaaactgtTCTCAGCATTGTGGACATCGTAACAGATATACTTACTTCACTGGATTACAAAAGGCAAGGACATGAGACATGGTTCGCTGTTAGTCTCGGTGTCACCGTGGTCTCCATTATAGTGCTTTGTGTTTGGTCTTCCATCGCAAGTACTCTTCGCACGTTGACAAAACAAGACGACGAAGACGTAGAAATAGTGAATCCTGATTTCATGTTCCGCCATCCTGCTGTCAATGTACTTTTGAGTTGTCTTTGTTTCGGTCCACCACTTCACAGCCTTCAGTTGTTCTTCGTCTGCGCATTGCGCTTCAAGGACCTATGGAAGTCAGAGCGAGGCATCCGAATCGAAAAGGCAGGACGTCTTTATTACCTCTACACTCACAACCTCAATTTGAAAATGGTGGAAGGATTGTTAGAAAGCGCCCCTCAGCTACTCATACAGTTGTATGTCATATTGCATGCTCAATCTGATGAAACTTCGACTATTCAAAAGATATCAGCTCCCGTTTCTTTCATCATGCTAACATGGATGATTACAAGTACGGAACGTTGCCGTGAGTTAACAAACAATCATATAAAGCTTCACCATCATGTGCTTCTGTTCATCGGTAATGCTGGAATAATCGTCGCTCGCTCAGTAGCAATAGTGGCTTTTACTCTAGTCTACCCATGGTGGCTGGCCGTGATGCTCCCCGTACACTTCTTCCTTACAATCGCTTGTGGGTACATGTTGTGGGGTTCCAAGAGGAAGCAGGACATCCTCATATTTATTTTCGCCTATTCACCACTCTACCTTTTCGTTTACAATCGATATTATTTGAGCAAACTGCGAGGCAATAATCGGTTTAGCATCCTGTTACAGAATTCCGTATCAATTGCATGGCATGTGCTTTTCTTTGCCGAGAACATAACTATGGTTATGCTCTACTACACGGCCGATGATCAACGTGGAAAACTTTCTAAAGTCGTTGCCCTGAGTATAGTTGTGGTTGGGAATGTCGGAGGACTGTTATTCAAGTGTGTAATACGTCACTGTTGCTTTAAAGTAGAAACACAGTTGAACGATCCTCGTCAGAGAGCAGTCACCATACAAATACGCACTCTCCCTCGCCAAGTTTAA